From the Thunnus albacares chromosome 24, fThuAlb1.1, whole genome shotgun sequence genome, one window contains:
- the dock9b gene encoding dedicator of cytokinesis protein 9 isoform X1: MGCTTSVVLLEGLRSILERNCGYIKGAVELGVLEEEEETLSLRGSQLWMPTTALVKPKIIEPLDYENVIIQRKTQIISDVLRDMLQFPPEDFQISTLRRQGRTLFSTVPETAEKEAHSLFVQECIKTYKSDWHVVNYQYEEYSGDFRQLPNKVLRPEKLAPHLFEVDEDVEKDEDTASLGSQKGGVSKHGWLYKGNMNSAISVTMRSFKRRYFHLAQLGDGSYNLNFYKDENTSKEPKGTIFLDSCMGVVQNSKVRRFAFELKMQDKSTFLLAADSEAEMEEWITTLNKILHSSFEQAMQEKRNGDLHDDEEHGKTDLSSGSFQDSFQTARDIESKMRSEARLKLFTLDPDTQKLDFSGIEPDVRQFEEKFGKRVLVSCHDLSFNLQGCVAENEEGPTTNVEPFYVVLSLFDVQNSRKISADFHVDLNHPLVRQMTQSSGSGGGQDLHINGSGGDAPLGGHRLASGLPEGALQYPRQGVFSVTCPHPEIFLVARIEKVLQGGITHCTEPYMKSSDSAKMAQKVLKNAKTACSRLGQYRMPFAWSARPVFKDASGTLDKSARFSALYRQDSSKLSDEDMFKLLTDFRKPEKMAKLPVLLGNLDITIDSVAPDVTNCVTSSYIPVRNFEGNGPGSALLEVEEFVPCIAKCSQPFTIYKNHLYVYPKHLKYDGQKSFAKARNIAVCIEFKDSDEDEAQPLKCIYGRPGGSLFTKQAYAAVLHHQQNPEFYDEIKIELPTQLHEKHHLLFTFYHVSCDSNSKKKDLVETPVGSAWLPLLRDGRVIMNEQQLPVAANLPAGYLGSQDVINKHSGSEIKWVDGGKALFKFSTHLVSTVYTQDQHLHNFFHHCQSMDMSEQASEGGLVKYLKSLHAMEGHVMVNFLPTILNQLFCVLTRATHEDVAVNVTRVMVHVVAQCHEEGLEHYLRSYVKFVFKPETYSSTNVKTVHEELAKAMTAILKPSTDFLTSNKLLKHSWYFFEALVKSMAHYLIEGGKVKLSRNQRFTASFYHAVETLVNMLMPHITQKYKDNLDAARNANHSLAVFIKRCFTFMDRGFVFKQINNYMNCFVPGDPKTLFEFKFEFLRVVCSHEHYVPLNLPMPFGKGRIQRFQDLQLDYSLTDDFCRNHFLVGLLLREVGGALQEFREIRQIAIQVLKGLMIKHTFDDRYAAKSQQARLATLYLPLFGLLQENVYRLDIKESAPLSNHNNVREDSLVPNSMVTPQKPGSCIENALHKDVFGVISGTASPHSSSPNVSSVHHADSRGSLISTDSGNSLLDKSSDKTNSLEKNQCASALGSTVLRCDKLDRDEIKNLLMCFLHILKSMSEEALFAYWNKAAPSELMDFFTLIEVCLHQFRYMGKRFIARSQEGSGPVAPDRKSLTLPVSRNRAGILHARLQQLGTLENAHTFNNMYSHTEADVSSQCLLEANVSTEVCLTVLDTLSIFIMGFKTQLNSDLGHNPLMKKVFQVHLCFLQIPQSEAALKQVFTSLRTFIYKFPCTFFDGRADMCASLCYEILKCCNSKLSSIRSDAAHLLYFLMKSNFDYTGRKSFVRTHLQVVIAVSQLIADVIGIGGTRFQQSLSIINNCANSDKSIKHTAFPSDVKDLTKRIRTVLMATEQMKEHENDPEMLVDLQYSLAKSYTSTPELRKTWLDSMARIHNKNGDLSEAAMCYVHVAALVAEYLWRKGMFRQGCSAFRVITPNIDEEAAMMEDVGMQDVHFNEEVLMELLEECADGLWKAERYELIADVYRLIIPIYEHRRDFEKLTHLYDTLHRAYTKVMEVMHTGKRLLGTYFRVAFFGQAAGFFEDEDGKEYIYKEPKFTPLSEISQRLLKLYSDKFGQENVKIIQDSGRVNPKDLDSKYAYIQVTHVTPYLDDKELEDRKTDFEKSHNIRRFVFETPFTVSGKKQGGVEEQCKRRTVLTTTHCFPYVKKRIAVMYQHQTDLSPIEVAIDEMSAKVAELRLLCSASEVDMIRLQLKLQGSISVQVNAGPLAYARAFLDDSSAKKYPDNKVKQLKEVFRQFVDACGQGLGVNEQLIKEDQQEYHDEMKANYRDLTRELSNIMHEQINPVDDGARNTLSDSMGIFNAISGTPTSAHGSTTIL, encoded by the exons TCCTTCAAGAGGAGGTACTTCCATCTGGCTCAGCTGGGAGATGGATCCTACAACCTCAACTTCTATAAAGACGAGAATACCTCCAAGGAACCCAAAGGGACCATCTTCCTTGACTCATGCATGGGGGTTGTTCAG AACAGCAAAGTGCGCCGGTTTGCCTTTGAGCTGAAGATGCAGGATAAGAGCACGTTCCTGCTGGCTGCAGACAGTGAAGCAGAGATGGAGGAGTGGATCACCACCCTGAACAAGATTCTCCACAGCAGCTTTGAACAGGCCATGCAGGAGAAGAGGAACGGTGACCTGCATGACg ATGAGGAGCATGGAAAAACAGACCTTTCTTCCGGAAGTTTTCAAGACAGCTTTCAG ACTGCCAGAGATATTGAGTCTAAAATGAGGAGTGAAGCTCGCCTGAAATTATTTACCTTGGACCCTGACACACAG AAACTGGACTTCTCCGGCATTGAGCCAGACGTGCGGCAGTTTGAAGAGAAGTTCGGGAAGAGGGTCCTGGTTAGCTGTCATGACCTGTCTTTCAACCTGCAGGGCTGTGTTGCAGAGAATGAAGAGGGGCCAACAACTAAT GTGGAGCCTTTCTATGTGGTCCTGTCCCTGTTCGACGTCCAGAATAGTAGAAAAATCTCGGCCGACTTCCATGTGGACCTCAACCACCCTTTGGTCCGACAAATGACACAATCTTCTGGTTCTGGAGGTGGACAGGACTTGCACATCAACGGCAGCGGTGGTGATGCTCCCCTGGGCGGCCACAGGCTGGCCAGTGGGCTCCCAGAGGGGGCTCTCCAGTACCCCAGACAGGGGGTCTTTTCAGTTACGTGCCCCCATCCAGAGATCTTCCTGGTGGCCAGGATTGAGAAGGTCCTGCAAGGGGGTATCACCCACTGTACTGAACCCTACATGAAGAGCTCAGACTCTGCAAAG ATGGCTCAAAAGGTGCTGAAGAATGCTAAGACAGCCTGCAGCAGACTGGGACAGTACAGGATGCCATTTGCATGGTCTGCAAG gcCTGTGTTTAAAGATGCATCAGGAACTTTGGACAAAAGCGCTCGCTTCTCAGCTCTTTACAGACAAGACAGCAGCAAGCTGTCAGATGAGGACATGTTCAAACTGCTCACTGACTTCAGAAA ACCAGAGAAAATGGCCAAACTCCCTGTGCTCTTAGGGAATTTAGATATAACTATTGACAGTGTGGCCCCGGATGTAACCA ATTGTGTCACTTCCTCCTACATCCCTGTGAGGAACTTTGAAGGAAACGGGCCAGGCAGCGCTCTGCTAGAGGTGGAGGAATTTGTACCTTGCATCGCTAAGTGTTCCCAACCCTTCACCATCTACAAAAACCACCTCTATGTCTACCCAAAACACCTAAAGTATGATGGGCAGAAATCCTTTGCTAAG GCAAGGAATATTGCAGTTTGCATTGAATTCAAGGATTCTGATGAGGACGAAGCCCAGCCGTTGAAG TGCATCTATGGTCGTCCAGGAGGCTCTCTATTCACTAAGCAGGCGTATGCAGCCGTCCTGCACCACCAGCAGAACCCTGAGTTCTATGATGAG ATAAAGATAGAACTGCCTACTCAGCTGCATGAGAAGCATCACCTTCTCTTCACCTTCTATCATGTTAGCTGTGATAGCAACAGCAAGAAGAAAGACCTGGTGGAGACTCCAG TGGGTTCAGCATGGCTGCCTCTGCTAAGGGATGGCAGAGTCATCATGAATGAACAGCAGCTGCCTGTGGCTGCCAATCTGCCTGCAGGGTACCTCGGCTCTCAGGATGTCATAAACAAG CACTCTGGCTCAGAGATCAAGTGGGTAGACGGAGGGAAAGCCCTGTTTAAGTTCTCAACTCATCTTGTTTCCACAGTTTACACTCAg GATCAGCACTTGCAcaacttcttccaccactgtcaaAGCATGGATATGTCTGAACAGGCTTCAGAGGGGGGGCTGGTGAAATACTTGAAG AGTCTGCATGCAATGGAGGGTCATGTAATGGTCAACTTTCTGCCCACCATCCTCAACCAGCTGTTCTGTGTCCTTACGAGAGCCACACACGAGGATGTGGCTGTCAATGTGACAAG GGTGATGGTTCATGTTGTGGCACAGTGCCATGAAGAGGGTCTTGAGCATTACTTGAGGTCATATGTCAAG tttgtttttaagccaGAGACTTATTCCTCCACTAATGTAAAAACAGTTCATGAGGAGCTGGCTAAAGCCATGACAGCTATTCTCAAGCCATCCACTGACTTCCTAACCAGCAACAAGCTGCTGAAG CACTCATGGTACTTCTTTGAAGCTCTGGTGAAATCAATGGCTCATTATCTAATAGAGGGTGGAAAAGTCAAG CTCTCCAGGAACCAACGTTTTACAGCATCCTTCTACCATGCAGTGGAGACCTTGGTCAATATGCTGATGCCACACATCACCCAGAAATACAAGGACAACCTAGATGCGGCTCGCAATGCCAACCACAGCCTGGCAGTTTTCATCAAG CGCTGCTTCACCTTCATGGACAGAGGATTCGTGTTCAAGCAGATCAACAACTACATGAACTGCTTTGTGCCTGGAGATCCCAAG ACTTTGTTTGAGTTCAAGTTCGAGTTCCTGCGAGTTGTTTGCAGCCATGAGCACTACGTCCCTCTTAATCTACCCATGCCCTTTGGAAAAGGAAGAATACAGAGGTTCCAAG ATCTTCAGCTGGACTATTCTCTGACTGATGACTTCTGTCGAAACCACTTCCTGGTGGGGCTGCTGCTGAGGGAGGTGGGCGGCGCTCTTCAGGAGTTCCGAGAGATCCGTCAGATCGCCATCCAGGTGCTCAAGGGACTGATGATCAAACACACGTTCGACGACCGCTATGCTGCGAAA AGCCAACAGGCCAGACTTGCCACCCTCTACCTCCCTCTGTTCGGCCTGCTCCAGGAGAACGTCTACAGACTGGACATCAAGGAGTCTGCCCCCCTCAGCAACCACAAT AATGTGAGGGAGGACTCGCTGGTGCCCAACTCCATGGTGACTCCTCAAAAACCTGGGAGTTGCATAGAAAATGCTCTCCACAAAGATGTGTTTGGGGTCATCTCTGGAACAG CCTCCCCTCACAGCTCCAGTCCAAATGTCAGCTCAGTTCACCACGCAGACTCCAGAGGCTCTCTGATCTCCACCGACTCGGGAAACAGCCTGCTGGACAAGAGCAGTGACAAGACCAACTCCCTGGAGAAG AACCAGTGCGCGTCGGCTCTGGGCAGCACCGTGCTGCGCTGTGACAAACTGGACCGAGACGAGATCAAAAACCTGCTCATGTGTTTTCTGCATATCCTCAAGAGCATGTCAGAGG AGGCCCTTTTTGCATACTGGAACAAAGCAGCTCCTTCTGAGCTAATGGACTTCTTTACATTGATAGA AGTCTGCCTTCATCAGTTCAGATACATGGGGAAGAGATTTATCGCCAG GAGTCAAGAGGGGTCAGGGCCTGTAGCTCCAGACAGGAAGTCTCTGACTCTGCCTGTGTCTCGTAACAGGGCGGGGATCCTGCACGCCCGCCTACAGCAGCTGGGAACTCTGGAGAACGCTCACACTTTTAACAACA TGTACTCTCATACGGAAGCAGATGTGAGCAGCCAGTGTCTGCTGGAGGCCAACGTGTCTACAGAGGTCTGTCTGACTGTGCTGGACACACTCAGCATCTTCATCATGGGATTCAAG ACCCAGCTGAATTCAGATCTTGGTCACAACCCCCTGATGAAGAAAGTTTTCCAGGTGCATTTATGCTTCCTGCAGATCCCACAGTCTGAGGCTGCTCTCAAACAGGTCTTCACCTCACTCAGGACCTTCATCTACAAG TTCCCCTGTACGTTCTTTGACGGCCGGGCCGACATGTGTGCCTCTCTGTGTTATGAGATCCTGAAGTGTTGTAACTCCAAGCTGAGCTCCATCCGCAGCGACGCCGCCCATCTCCTCTACTTCCTCATGAAGAGCAACTTTGACTACACAGGCCGCAAATCTTTTGTGCGAACGCACCTGCAG GTGGTCATCGCTGTCAGTCAGCTGATCGCTGATGTCATCGGCATCGGAGGTACACGCTTCCAGCAGTCTCTCTCGATCATCAACAACTGTGCAAACAGTGACAAGAGCATCAAG CACACAGCGTTTCCATCAGATGTGAAGGACCTGACAAAGCGCATCAGGACAGTGCTGATGGCCACAGAGCAGATGAAGGAGCATGAGAATGACCCAGAGATGCTGGTAGACCTCCAGTACAGCTTGGCCAAGTCCTACACCAGCACGCCCGAGCTCCGTAAGACCTGGCTAGACAGCATGGCTCGCATCCACAACAAGAATGGAGATCTTTCAGag GCAGCCATGTGCTATGTGCACGTTGCTGCTCTGGTGGCTGAGTACCTGTGGAGAAAAG GTATGTTCAGGCAGGGCTGCTCGGCTTTCCGCGTCATCACTCCGAACATTGATGAGGAGGCGGCCATGATGGAGGATGTCGGGATGCAGGATGTCCACTTCAATGAG gaggTGCTGATGGAGCTGTTGGAAGAGTGTGCTGATGGTCTCTGGAAGGCGGAGCGTTATGAGCTCATTGCTGATGTCTACAGGCTCATTATCCCCATCTATGAACACCGCAGAGACTTTGAG AAACTGACACACCTGTATGACACACTCCACCGTGCGTATACTAAAGTGATGGAGGTGATGCATACTGGCAAAAGACTGCTGGGCACGTACTTCAGAGTGGCCTTCTTTGGACAG GCTGCG GGCTTCTTCGAGGATGAGGATGGGAAGGAATATATCTACAAAGAACCAAAGTTCACTCCGCTGTCTGAGATTTCCCAGAGGCTCCTGAAACTCTACTCCGACAAGTTTGGCCAGGAGAACGTCAAGATCATTCAGGACTCTGGCAGG GTGAACCCGAAGGACCTGGACTCTAAGTATGCCTACATCCAGGTGACCCATGTCACTCCATACTTAGACGACAAGGAGCTGGAGGACAGGAAGACCGATTTTGAGAAGAGCCACAACATCCGGCGCTTTGTGTTTGAGACACCATTCACAGTGTCGGGCAAGAAGCAGGGAGGGGTGGAGGAGCAGTGTAAACGGCGCACCGTTCTGACCA CCACCCACTGTTTCCCATATGTGAAGAAGCGCATAGCAGTCATGTACCAACACCAGACTGACCTGAGCCCCATAGAGGTGGCCATAGATGAGATGAGTGCCAAGGTGGCTGAGCTACGACTGCTGTGCTCGGCCTCTGAGGTGGACATGATCCGCTTGCAGCTCAAACTGCAAGGCAGCATCAGTGTTCAG GTGAATGCTGGTCCTCTTGCATATGCCAGAGCCTTTTTAGATGACAGCAGTGCCAAGAAATATCCTGACAACAAGGTCAAACAGCTAAAAGAGGTCTTCAG GCAGTTTGTGGACGCCTGCGGTCAGGGGCTGGGAGTGAACGAGCAGCTGATCAAAGAGGACCAGCAGGAGTATCATGATGAGATGAAGGCTAATTACAGGGACCTGACCAGGGAGCTGTCAAACATCATGCATGAACAG ATAAACCCAGTGGATGATGGCGCAAGGAACACTCTGTCTGACTCTATGGGCATCTTCAACGCCATCAGCGGCACACCAACCAGTGCTCATGGCTCAACAACCATACTCTGA